Proteins from a genomic interval of Papaver somniferum cultivar HN1 chromosome 4, ASM357369v1, whole genome shotgun sequence:
- the LOC113272872 gene encoding cilia- and flagella-associated protein 251-like, translated as MFRRSPRISKNNEDQIVSQESKQDKETKRNAKNNKMTVEKEATRKRKNKSANEETQRKVKHKKTVEEKPEESESESEEEGQEESDEDDDEEPEEEEKEAEKEKQKKVIKGNAKNKKETTKKRKNNNTNKEAQQNLKLKLRKIAEEKSESQSKEEAQAESDEDDKESEEEEKQAKNSKLKKVIKGRSKEKDKKFNEEAKEKVKNKKVIKEDSEEKESESDEEEKEQSDEDDQESSSEEEEEKDEVTKKGKPDKELKGKSRAKEKKFKGGLQPLADMGIFLCKLFEGGNKKKQILAQALKNCPFWEIIKPFYVTDKSQISVKWLKKINLAI; from the exons ATGTTTAGGAGATCACCAAGAATAAGTAAGAATAATGAAGATCAAATTGTCTCGCAAGAGAGTAagcaagataaagaaacaaaacgaAATGCGAAGAACAATAAAATGACAGTTGAAAAAGAGGCAACaagaaagaggaagaacaagAGTGCAAATGAAGAAACACAAAGAAAGGTGAAACACAAGAAGACAGTTGAGGAAAAACCAGAAGAGTCGGAATCAGAATCCGAAGAAGAAGGACAAGAAGAATcagacgaagatgatgatgaagagcctgaagaagaggaaaaagaagCTGAAAAGGAAAAACAGAAGAAAGTCATCAAAGGAAATGCAAAGAACAAGAAAGAGACAACAAAAAAGAGGAAGAACAACAATACAAATAAAGAAGCGCAACAAAATTTAAAGTTGAAACTCAGGAAGATAGCTGAGGAAAAATCTGAATCACAATCCAAAGAAGAAGCGCAAGCAGAATCAGATGAAGATGATAAAGAGTCGGAAGAAGAGGAAAAACAAGCAAAAAATAGCAAACTGAAGAAAGTCATCAAAG GCAGGTcaaaagagaaagataaaaaaTTCAACGAAGAAGCAAAAGAGAAGGTGAAAAACAAGAAGGTAATTAAGGAAGATTCAGAAGAAAAGGAATCAGAatcagatgaagaagagaaagaacaatCAGATGAAGATGATCAAGAGTCATCgtcggaagaagaggaagagaaagaTGAAGTTACAAAAAAGGGCAAACCAGATAAAGAGCTCAAAG GCAAGTCaagagcaaaagaaaagaaattcaaAGGAGGTCTCCAACCATTGGCGGACATGGGGATTTTTCTATGCAAACTGTTTGAGGGAGGTAATAAGAAGAAACAGATACTTGCGCAAGCACTAAAGAACTGTCCGTTCTGGGAGATAATTAAACCATTCTACGTAACAGACAAAAGTCAAATAAGTGTTAAATGGTTGAAGAAGATTAATCTTGCAATCTAG
- the LOC113272873 gene encoding uncharacterized protein LOC113272873, with amino-acid sequence MVVAEFKFCNQTVSHPVSFSATVKDMISVVKQKWPYVPEELILFGYTVDGISNVINHDLDLRFFIHYCISQGIDLLKFKIKLITYVDSIPSSYFSAPAPASSSSSSCISSDEVVVVEDITDDACLIKKVPKKSDVWVNILTGVGQLFEGGIKEVKDIVTKYEINSGHKYRLVKSDFERYTVECKFKEEENCHWRMRKSFMKDILADDLRASKKKKTAADVIDLFRNEYGVDLTYSQAYHGLNFTKQFLWGDDIKSYSDFVWYKDAIQYYNHGSVVNIEYDSVTRQFKRFFVAFEASITGFNNYCRPMLFIDCTFLTGMFKGGLMVACGKTEIYPFAFGLVPCENCESWQWFLTNLNGIIREDRPLTIISDRGIGLLKHMHEVFPNSYQSLCLYHMKENIPIPKGKSIQTAIKLFKQCYTALTKEIFVAAAKSMSNIKLDLVVAWMMKIPLEKWAAHAFPEERWGENTSNITESFNNVIKRHKPLTALELVDSICAKVMEKNYKRLLESNNWTTVLTPRTQARFNKRINDCRSYKFRRSSEKVFEIISPTGKHAVDLDSRTFS; translated from the exons ATGGTTGTTGCagagttcaaattttgcaatcaGACCGTCTCTCATCCTGTTTCATTTTCAGCTACTGTCAAGGATATGATAAGTGTGGTGAAACAAAAGTGGCCTTATGTTCCTGAAGAACTTATACTTTTTGGTTACACTGTAGATGGTATTTCAAATGTCATCAATCACGATTTGGACTTGaggtttttcattcactactgcaTCTCACAAGGGATTGACTTGTTGAAGTTTAAAATAAAGTTAATTACCTATGTTGATTCTATTCCTTCATCATATTTTTCTGCTCCTGCTCCTGCTTCTTCGTCATCATCAAGTTGTATTTCGAGTGATGAGGTAGTTGTTGTTGAAGACATCACTGATGATGCGTGTTTGATCAAAAAGGTACCGAAGAAGTCTGATGTTTGGGTCAACATCTTAACTGGGGTAGGGCAGTTATTTGAAGGTGGTATTAAAGAAGTTAAGGATATTGTTACAAAGTATGAAATAAATAGTGGTCACAAATACAGATTAGTTAAGAGTGACTTTGAACGATACACTGTGGAGTGCAAGTTCAAGGAGGAGGAAAATTGTCACTGGAG GATGAGAAAATCGTTTATGAAGGATATCTTGGCAGATGATTTACGagcatcgaagaagaagaagactgctGCTGATGTTATAGATTTATTCCGAAATGAATATGGAGTTGATCTCACCTATAGTCAGGCATACCATGGTTTAAACTTCACCAAGCAATTTCTTTGGGGTGACGACATCAAATCTTATTCAGACTTTGTTTGGTATAAAGATGCTATTCAATATTACAATCATGGAAGTGTCGTCAATATCGAGTATGATAGTGTTACGCGTCAGTTCAAAAGGTTTTTTGTTGCTTTTGAAGCTTCCATAACCGGTTTCAACAATTACTGTCGTCCAATGTTATTTATTGATTGTACCTTTCTCACTGGGATGTTCAAAGGTGGTCTTATGGTTGCATGCGGCAAAACTG agATCTATCCATTTGCATTTGGACTTGTTCCTTGTGAAAATTGTGAGAGTTGGCAATGGTTCTTAACCAATTTGAATGGTATTATTCGTGAAGATCGTCCACTGACCATCATATCAGATCGTGGAATCGGCCTTTTGAAGCATATGCATGAAGTCTTCCCAAATTCTTACCAGTCCTTATGTTTGTACCatatgaaagaaaatattcctatTCCAAAGGGCAAGAGCATACAAACTGCAATCAAGTTATTCAAACAGTGCTACACTGCATTAACAAAGGAAATTTTTGTTGCTGCTGCGAAGAGTATGAGTAATATAAAGTTGGATTTAGTGGTTgcttggatgatgaagattccattAGAGAAATGGGCTGCTCATGCATTTCCGGAAGAGAGGTGGGGTGAGAACACATCTAATATTACTGAGAGTTTTAATAATGTTATTAAGCGTCATAAGCCGCTTACAGCACTTGAGCTAGTCGATTCTATCTGTGCTAAGGTAATGGAGAAAAATTACAAAAGGTTATTGGAGTCTAACAACTGGACTACAGTGCTTACTCCTCGTACGCAAGCGAGGTTTAACAAGAGGATAAACGACTGCCGTTCATACAAGTTTCGTAGATCAAGTGAGAAAGTATTTGAGATCATTTCTCCAACAGGAAAGCATGCCGTCGACTTGGATTCTAGAACTTTCAGCTGA